The following proteins are co-located in the Gemmatimonadaceae bacterium genome:
- a CDS encoding tetratricopeptide repeat protein, with translation MTEPATPYKTRSSSTESMSDWLQLHNKRLTLGAVVLIAATGGLWFYNRSQDLKHERAERAYYSAQRSVSSGNLPLAESDLKKMVTRYEGSDGAIQGRLLLTRVLYEQGKYQEGVNQLREAADGASGSKEFGASVHLVMAAGYEQLKKYAEAGAAYEKAATAARFDADRHRYQSFAARSYQLAGKPADAKRLWTPLAEDSKSVVAGEARVRLGEMSATPQPRS, from the coding sequence ATGACCGAACCTGCAACTCCATATAAAACCCGCTCCAGCAGCACCGAGTCGATGAGCGATTGGCTTCAGCTCCACAACAAGCGGCTAACCCTGGGCGCGGTCGTCCTCATCGCCGCAACCGGCGGATTGTGGTTTTATAACCGCTCTCAGGATCTGAAGCACGAGCGGGCTGAGCGTGCCTATTATTCCGCCCAGCGATCCGTTTCTTCCGGCAATCTGCCCCTGGCCGAGTCTGACCTGAAAAAAATGGTCACGCGCTATGAGGGAAGTGATGGGGCAATCCAGGGCCGGCTCCTCCTCACCCGGGTGCTCTACGAACAGGGCAAGTACCAGGAAGGCGTCAATCAGCTGCGCGAGGCGGCGGACGGTGCGAGCGGGTCGAAAGAGTTTGGCGCCTCGGTTCACCTTGTGATGGCGGCGGGCTACGAACAGCTTAAGAAGTACGCGGAGGCTGGCGCTGCATATGAGAAGGCGGCAACGGCGGCTCGGTTCGATGCCGACCGACACCGGTATCAATCCTTTGCCGCGCGGTCGTATCAGCTTGCCGGGAAACCAGCCGATGCCAAGCGTTTGTGGACGCCGCTGGCGGAGGATTCAAAAAGCGTCGTGGCTGGCGAAGCGCGCGTTCGCCTCGGCGAGATGTCGGCAACTCCGCAGCCGAGGAGCTGA
- the dapF gene encoding diaminopimelate epimerase, protein MSGSGNDFVFLEARPGSVDGLETSVAVRALCARGTGVGADGVVFLRGKSSNTIAIRYYNSDGSLGELCGNATLCATRLAHEQGMVVGAELAIETDSGVVNARMVDGLPEIDLAPVTEVNGIVTRIERRPAESAMGFARAGVPHVVIVVDDLDAVDVRGRGSQIRRDSSLRDGANVNFVASSPGGSWRMRTYERGVEGETLACGTGAVAAAILLTEWGMASSPVTLETRSGRMLAVTIRRDEGSWYPSLRGSADIVFAGQLREGFETSRTPGSHTSDSGDAG, encoded by the coding sequence ATGAGTGGATCCGGGAATGATTTTGTGTTCCTGGAGGCCCGTCCGGGCAGCGTAGACGGACTCGAAACATCTGTTGCCGTGCGTGCGCTTTGTGCGCGCGGCACGGGCGTGGGCGCGGACGGCGTTGTATTTCTGCGGGGAAAGTCCAGCAACACTATCGCTATTCGCTACTACAACAGCGACGGCTCGCTCGGCGAACTGTGCGGGAATGCGACGCTATGTGCCACGAGACTGGCACACGAGCAGGGGATGGTTGTCGGCGCTGAGCTCGCGATCGAGACGGACTCCGGGGTGGTGAACGCGCGCATGGTGGATGGGCTGCCAGAGATCGACCTCGCCCCGGTCACCGAAGTGAACGGGATAGTTACGAGGATCGAACGCCGGCCGGCTGAATCAGCGATGGGATTTGCGCGGGCGGGCGTTCCCCATGTGGTAATCGTAGTGGACGATCTGGACGCCGTGGATGTGCGTGGACGGGGGTCGCAAATCCGGCGAGATTCTTCGCTTCGGGACGGTGCTAACGTGAATTTTGTCGCTTCGTCTCCGGGCGGCAGTTGGAGGATGAGAACCTACGAGCGCGGCGTTGAGGGAGAGACGCTCGCATGCGGCACTGGCGCTGTCGCCGCGGCTATTCTCCTCACCGAATGGGGAATGGCATCGTCACCTGTTACGCTCGAGACGCGCTCGGGGCGAATGCTCGCTGTGACGATACGCCGGGACGAAGGATCATGGTATCCGTCTCTTCGTGGAAGCGCCGATATCGTTTTCGCGGGACAGCTGCGGGAGGGATTCGAGACCAGCCGTACCCCGGGGTCACACACTTCAGACAGTGGAGATGCTGGATAA
- a CDS encoding DinB family protein — MINQTLLGEFDHEMENTRRILERVPMHNASWKPHPKSFSLGQLALHVAELPGYATMTITQPELDFNPAGGAKFERAKADTTEELVAGFERSRTAAREAIEGASDATLMETWALKNGGNVIFAMPRIAVLRGFVMNHMIHHRGQLTVYLRLNDIALPGIYGPSADEPM, encoded by the coding sequence ATGATCAACCAGACATTGCTGGGTGAGTTCGATCACGAGATGGAAAACACTCGCCGGATTCTTGAGCGGGTGCCGATGCATAATGCCTCCTGGAAACCCCATCCAAAGTCATTCAGCCTTGGCCAGCTGGCACTTCATGTCGCCGAGTTGCCTGGTTATGCAACAATGACGATTACTCAGCCGGAGCTGGACTTCAATCCTGCAGGCGGAGCGAAGTTCGAGCGTGCGAAGGCGGATACGACGGAGGAGCTTGTCGCTGGCTTCGAGCGCAGCAGAACGGCTGCCAGGGAGGCGATCGAGGGGGCGTCGGACGCCACATTGATGGAGACGTGGGCGCTCAAGAACGGTGGCAATGTCATCTTCGCAATGCCAAGGATCGCGGTTCTGAGAGGTTTCGTGATGAACCATATGATCCACCATCGGGGTCAGTTAACCGTGTACCTGAGGCTGAACGACATTGCGTTGCCGGGTATCTACGGGCCGTCGGCCGACGAACCGATGTAG